In Trichocoleus desertorum NBK24, the following are encoded in one genomic region:
- a CDS encoding glycosyltransferase, giving the protein MTNQFIQQTANPLKLYLGCGRKIKPGYINVDQYLVGPNITQMDVFNLPFGPNSVDEIFTEHMLEHLSKHEVPLVLKEWARVLKAEGQLVMNLPNLEWCLRQWLDKPESERWGWQLDTIFGLQSHPGEFHKTGFTAPRLRQLLAKAGFRDISIADCWSHEQSCFWIEASKAPKNISSLDKVAYSTSIVVPWWDHGELLEIWERNLKHLSNIEIIFVDNGSQTPTRDALKKFCQTHNIKLIRNSENRGFAAANNQGIQVASNEYILFLNNDIEVLTAPVPYLCQLAGEGVAGPGPKQTETGEVYLEGWALCVKKQVLESFCGWCEDYGPGYWDDVDFCHRAKSSGYSLTPIPEDIKHQLFTHSQNTTGRDGRLNQLKLHVRNRGLFIQKYYMNKMPKIVIDGMFFQFSHTGIARVWSTLLTEWSRSNFADYLLVLDRNGSAPRVPGIRYRLIPPYSYSNAALDRAILQQICDEEQASLFISTYYTTPISTPSVFMAYDMIPEQIGWNVDEFMWRAKHYAIQHADRYIAISQNTARDLVKLFPYISPEAIAVAPCGVQPSFVPADDIEVDGFKQKHQITRPYFLMVGTRNGYKNTILFCKAFAKLTNAADFSIVCTGGNPTLEPELSACLPVSTRVHLLQLNDAELRTAYAGAIALVYPSQYEGFGLPILEAMACGCPVITCPNSSIPEVAGQAALYVNDSDVAGLTAALQNVQNSALRNSLTKAGLEQAKQFSWLQMAKTVSETLMIAAQKVTPLTPYSAPMTIAAVDNRRLIALDNDSDSNDSGPNNSPSNQATPPSQPVALPLPTPPDSREAYEQYQQMGRSLLAEHQLEDAIQAFDKAHQLSPRDPVALHDLGRAYKAKANESRMRADFYLGFALYRQGKYQAAIERYQKFLASDKVGVAPELIQRVYKCLGDCFQRLGQYDAAIQVYQEAVQAYPIAKLYFDLISALRDNGQTEAAIATATQALSLIPNDFSLKLAQQLTLPILYESVAEIAETRRYFTQGLAKISAELDLSTPEASQNALTGISRYANFYLAYQGENDRPLQQEYGLLVHQIMATNYPQWVQDRAMPALSPSGKIRIGYLSDCLRQHTVGKLFLGWLRHCDRQKFEIYCYSLNREQDAIAQEIQRHSDAFHQISGDLEGMCQQILNDELHVLTFLDIGMHPKASQIASLRLAPVQCMTWGHPVTSGLPTVDYFLSSELMEPENGEEHYSEQLVRLPQIGIAYAKPSIPELTKTRADFGLHPDAVVYLSCQSLFKYLPQYDFVFAAIAQQVPQAQFAFLAHFSAAVTDKFRQRLQRAFAAVGLNSEDYCIILSRQNQAGYLQLNLLSDIFLDTFAWSGGNTTLEAIACNLPVVTCPSEFMRGRHAAGILQALGIPEAIAANPEDYVAIAVKLGLDSAWRQEMRQRVTQGHAQLFDDPGCVRALEAFYQQVVQAEA; this is encoded by the coding sequence GAGGTACCTCTAGTATTAAAGGAGTGGGCTAGAGTCCTCAAGGCAGAGGGCCAGCTCGTAATGAATTTGCCCAACTTAGAATGGTGCTTGCGGCAATGGCTTGACAAACCAGAATCAGAGCGCTGGGGCTGGCAGCTTGATACTATTTTTGGTCTTCAAAGCCATCCGGGTGAGTTTCATAAAACTGGTTTTACCGCTCCTCGATTACGTCAATTACTCGCAAAAGCTGGCTTTCGTGACATTAGTATTGCAGATTGTTGGTCCCACGAACAAAGCTGTTTTTGGATAGAAGCTAGTAAAGCTCCTAAAAATATAAGTTCCTTAGACAAAGTGGCTTATTCCACTAGTATCGTTGTACCCTGGTGGGATCACGGTGAGCTATTAGAAATTTGGGAACGCAACTTAAAGCATTTGTCTAACATTGAAATTATTTTTGTTGACAACGGTAGTCAAACCCCCACTAGAGATGCCTTAAAGAAATTTTGTCAAACTCATAATATTAAGCTAATTCGCAATTCTGAGAACCGAGGTTTTGCCGCAGCAAACAATCAAGGTATTCAAGTCGCCAGCAATGAGTATATTCTATTTCTTAATAACGACATTGAGGTGCTAACTGCTCCAGTTCCCTACCTATGTCAGCTTGCTGGAGAAGGAGTGGCAGGCCCAGGTCCTAAACAAACTGAAACCGGAGAAGTTTATTTAGAAGGCTGGGCTTTGTGTGTCAAAAAACAGGTTTTAGAAAGCTTTTGTGGCTGGTGCGAAGACTATGGACCAGGATATTGGGATGATGTTGACTTCTGCCATCGCGCTAAATCCAGTGGGTATTCCCTCACTCCAATTCCTGAAGATATTAAACATCAATTATTTACTCACAGCCAAAATACAACAGGTCGAGATGGGCGACTTAATCAATTAAAATTACATGTCCGTAATCGCGGCCTTTTTATTCAAAAGTATTACATGAATAAAATGCCTAAGATTGTCATTGACGGCATGTTTTTCCAGTTTTCCCATACTGGTATTGCTCGTGTTTGGTCAACTTTATTAACAGAATGGTCTAGGAGCAATTTTGCTGATTATCTTTTAGTGTTAGACCGCAATGGTTCTGCACCGAGAGTGCCTGGCATTCGCTACCGTCTCATCCCACCCTATAGCTATAGCAATGCGGCTCTCGATCGCGCCATCCTCCAGCAAATTTGTGATGAGGAGCAGGCCAGCTTATTCATTTCCACTTATTACACAACTCCGATTTCAACGCCTTCGGTATTCATGGCTTACGATATGATTCCGGAGCAGATTGGGTGGAATGTAGATGAGTTTATGTGGCGGGCAAAACATTATGCTATTCAACATGCCGATCGCTACATTGCAATTTCGCAAAATACTGCGCGAGACTTAGTTAAGCTCTTTCCCTACATTTCTCCGGAAGCGATTGCCGTTGCACCTTGTGGAGTACAACCCAGCTTTGTCCCGGCTGATGATATAGAAGTGGATGGATTTAAGCAGAAACACCAGATTACGCGGCCCTATTTCTTGATGGTCGGCACGAGAAACGGCTACAAGAATACTATTTTGTTCTGTAAAGCCTTTGCGAAACTCACGAATGCTGCCGACTTCAGTATTGTTTGTACGGGCGGCAACCCTACTCTAGAGCCTGAGCTGAGTGCTTGCTTACCTGTGAGTACGAGAGTTCACCTTCTGCAACTCAATGATGCCGAATTACGAACTGCCTATGCTGGGGCGATCGCGCTCGTATACCCCTCTCAGTATGAAGGCTTTGGGCTACCTATCTTAGAAGCAATGGCTTGTGGTTGCCCTGTCATTACTTGCCCTAATAGCTCCATCCCAGAGGTAGCAGGTCAAGCTGCCCTCTACGTGAATGACTCGGATGTTGCAGGGCTAACGGCTGCTCTGCAAAATGTGCAGAATTCAGCTTTACGTAACTCCTTGACCAAAGCAGGCTTAGAGCAGGCTAAACAATTCTCCTGGCTCCAAATGGCGAAAACTGTGAGTGAGACGTTGATGATAGCGGCTCAGAAAGTAACTCCCTTGACACCCTACAGCGCTCCAATGACGATCGCAGCGGTGGACAATCGACGCTTGATTGCTTTAGATAATGACTCTGATAGCAATGATAGTGGCCCTAATAACAGCCCTAGCAACCAAGCGACTCCGCCATCTCAGCCTGTAGCGCTCCCTTTACCCACTCCACCAGACAGCCGCGAAGCTTATGAGCAGTATCAACAGATGGGCAGAAGCTTGTTAGCCGAGCACCAACTCGAAGATGCGATTCAAGCTTTTGACAAAGCCCATCAGTTAAGCCCGCGCGATCCAGTGGCTTTGCATGATTTAGGCAGAGCTTACAAAGCCAAGGCAAATGAATCTCGCATGCGGGCTGACTTTTACCTAGGGTTTGCTTTATATCGTCAAGGCAAATATCAAGCTGCGATCGAGCGGTACCAGAAATTCTTAGCAAGCGACAAAGTAGGGGTTGCCCCGGAGTTGATTCAGCGAGTTTACAAGTGCTTGGGTGACTGCTTCCAGCGCTTGGGCCAGTACGACGCAGCCATTCAGGTTTACCAGGAAGCGGTACAGGCTTACCCGATCGCCAAGCTTTATTTTGACCTCATTTCTGCCCTGCGAGACAACGGCCAAACTGAAGCCGCGATCGCCACTGCCACTCAAGCCTTGAGCTTAATCCCCAACGATTTTTCGCTCAAGTTAGCTCAGCAGCTTACCTTGCCAATTCTGTACGAAAGTGTGGCAGAAATTGCCGAGACTCGGCGGTACTTTACTCAAGGTTTAGCCAAGATTAGCGCTGAACTCGATCTATCCACCCCAGAAGCCAGCCAAAATGCTCTCACCGGGATTAGCCGTTACGCTAACTTCTATCTGGCGTACCAAGGTGAGAACGATCGCCCGCTGCAACAAGAATATGGGCTGCTGGTGCATCAAATTATGGCGACCAACTACCCACAGTGGGTGCAAGATCGAGCCATGCCAGCTTTAAGCCCTAGTGGCAAAATTCGCATTGGCTATCTCTCCGACTGCCTCCGACAGCACACGGTAGGCAAATTATTTTTGGGCTGGTTGCGCCATTGCGATCGCCAAAAGTTTGAAATCTATTGCTACTCGCTGAATCGAGAACAGGACGCGATCGCCCAGGAAATTCAACGCCATAGCGATGCCTTTCATCAAATTTCTGGGGATTTAGAGGGCATGTGTCAGCAGATTTTGAACGATGAGTTGCATGTGCTGACGTTTCTCGATATTGGCATGCACCCGAAAGCTAGCCAGATTGCCAGTTTACGCTTGGCTCCAGTGCAGTGTATGACTTGGGGGCATCCGGTGACATCGGGCCTACCCACGGTTGACTACTTTCTTTCTAGCGAGCTGATGGAGCCAGAAAACGGTGAGGAACACTACTCCGAGCAATTGGTGCGGCTACCACAAATTGGCATTGCTTACGCCAAGCCCTCTATCCCAGAACTAACCAAAACCAGAGCCGATTTTGGGTTGCACCCCGATGCGGTGGTGTATTTGTCTTGCCAGTCGCTGTTCAAGTACTTGCCACAGTATGATTTTGTGTTTGCCGCAATCGCGCAACAAGTTCCCCAGGCCCAGTTTGCTTTTCTGGCTCACTTTAGCGCTGCTGTCACCGACAAGTTTCGCCAGCGCTTACAACGAGCTTTCGCAGCGGTGGGCTTAAATAGCGAGGACTATTGCATAATTTTGTCTCGACAAAACCAAGCGGGTTATTTGCAGCTCAATCTATTGTCCGACATCTTTTTGGATACTTTTGCCTGGTCCGGCGGCAACACCACCTTAGAGGCGATCGCTTGCAACTTACCCGTTGTCACTTGTCCCAGCGAATTTATGCGCGGGCGACATGCGGCGGGAATTCTACAAGCTTTGGGCATCCCTGAAGCGATCGCAGCCAACCCAGAGGATTATGTAGCGATCGCCGTGAAGTTAGGGCTGGATTCTGCGTGGCGGCAGGAGATGAGACAGCGCGTCACCCAAGGCCATGCTCAGCTTTTTGATGATCCAGGCTGTGTCAGAGCGCTAGAAGCGTTTTATCAGCAGGTGGTACAGGCAGAAGCTTAA